The Biomphalaria glabrata chromosome 7, xgBioGlab47.1, whole genome shotgun sequence region TTAGTTGAAGCAAAACATTAGACGGGACACAATTTCCCAATTTCCAAATTTAGAACAGTTAAACTGTCAGGCTTTCGACGTTTGGAATTATCACCATTTAAACGCCTCTCTATTCCAATTTTCAAATAAGCCTTGATGATATTCTGAATATGGTAATTACCTCAATGGGAAATCAATCAATAGGAGGAAGATCAATCAACAGAAGAGGCGGAAGCAAACACAAATGAAGAGCTTAAggtacaatttaaaaaagagtATAAGCTCCTCTTGCTTCAAAATGTTGATACTCTCTGGACACTCATCAGATGTTTAGGAGTATCACCATAACGTTTCTGTTGTTCCATCTTCATATCTAGAGGAAACAAATTTCGGCTATGTGTAAgctttcctaaaaaaaaactggacattaCTAATCTCTGCATGACGGAGGAAACTACCCCGCGAACAAAGTAGTACATGACCTCCTTTTCAACCTTTTGCTTGACGTTTGGTAATCCTTCGAAGATACACCAAGCATCCATAAATCTTGAACCTGCAACCATTTTGTTTCACACCATACTTTTAAAGTCTCGTGCTGTGTACTGGCTTAGTTCGCTCCGTCTTGTACATGTGCTGGAATCTTGAAGCATGCTTGAAGGGATCAACAATAGGCAACGAATAGTCTTTGGATTTTGTGCACATCTCTGGTATAGATCAAAAGTAGACCATATGAAATACGTTACAACACAATAAACAACACTGACCTCTCCACAAAGATAAGGCAAGATAATTTAATCTTTTACCTAGATCTAGGATCAGACTAGTTTGagaagtaaaaataaagaacaCATGTGGACgtgaaatcaaaacaaaaatgttggttgtatattgtagatctactgatctagtcaGTGTTGTAGCAAGACCATgattctataacgattggtctcggttatAGCTGTAGAGTAGGtctagaaacagatcaaatcgTTGACGGTATTATTCAGTGACAAAGTGGATCTAGATCAACACGAAGCGTATTgtgtattattaaaattattatataagcATTTATTTAGGCTGATACTGGATCTATTTGCTTAACATATCTTGACAgaaattaagtcattggttaacgtgcatgactagatgcatgacgcgtaggacatactcatcttctttttttaagtaacgtctgtattttataagataagataagaagataaattacgtttaaaaatgaaagaaatatttatagctTAGTGTTTGAAATTCATTGTTTACACAACTTTTGTTAGCCCGAAAAGTCACGTGGTTTACTGTGATAATCCAAACGCTAGTTGTGCGAGATTATTTCGTACCATTCCTGTCCCCTAGTTGGCTTGGACAAGTTGTATATTTTATCAACCAACTGACTTACTAcatagtacatatatatatatatatatatatatatatatatatatatatatatatatatatatatgttcaaaTCCCGGTggggactgggatttttaatttcgggaactTTGGCGTCTCTGAGTCTAccctgggtacctgacattagttgggtaaaggtaaaagcggttgatcgttgtgctggcatgacacccttgttaaccgtaggccacacaAACAGATTATCTTTACATCATATCAATGACTAACTATATGTCAGTCCATATGTTCTATCTATCCTGTCCAGCATATGTCAATGACTAACAATATGTCCAGCATGCGGGGCCGAGCCCAGGGCCTCTACAAGAACGGGGCCTGaacaatatataaacaaatcCATATTTCAACGGGTCAGCAATTTTACGTTTCTGGGAAGTAGCATCTTTACTTGTATTTTTACCAACaacactttaaatcttacagttggcaacactgtaGGGGTTATAAAGTGTCAGCTTATAGTGTGCTCATATTCTCGTAATATACGAGACATTGCGTGAACactaaaaattttcatttttttagttactaaaatatgcatattaaatcatttattttcttttaaacgaaggaaaattgatttaaaattacAAGTACTCTCTTTTATACTATTGCATGTTGTTagatattactattttttttaatgggtggattgttttttaaagctttcGAATATGTCAAAAAGTCTGCCTCGGGGCCTCCCCATACATAAATCCGGCCCTACCAGCATGCAATCGACGTCCGGTCATTTTTCAATGCGTGACAAGGGACATAATTACATGGTCGAAACTTCTTCACGGTATCCTTTTAATGGACCTACCAGGACAAGGTTGTCTTGTTCTTATTTGTTTTGACCTTACGCTCAGACATAAAATCAATACTGAGCTCAACTGAAATAAAGTTACTAGCGATCTGCAAGTCAAATGTCatctatacaaatataaaacaagtTAAAGAGcatctctaaaaaaatataagcatagccacataaacaaacacacacacactaggaaactttgcaaaataaaatgaaaaattttgACATAAATGTCTATTTTTATGACAGATTACCGGGAGAACATGTTATATATACAGCcttacatatatttaaaaaactatttttcccCAGGAGTCTATGAGAGGCTCTAAAGACCCTGTATTATGGAGAAAGGGGATGCTATCGTAGCCCTCAAGCAGCGTATGACCAGGGTGACGCCTCTTCAAGACGAACCCAATTTCGCAACTTCTGATGAAACGTAAGTTTTGACAACTTCATTAACCCATTACCGACTATTGTACTAGATTTAATGAAATGCTTTACTTACATGCTTTTTAATCGCATTTCGTGGTATAGCTATGAAAGGGTTATAACTTATACATTGCTATCATTCTCAATGAATACGTAAATCTTAAATCTagacagttaaaaaaaacatcttcacAACAGCTCTTTAGGCTGAAAGATCAATTTTAATATGTTCAAGAGCCTCATAACTTGATATTTAGTAGACATCTCATTATTACAGCTGTTTGACTTGATATTTAGTAGACATCCTCATTATTACAGCTGTTTGACTTGATATTTAGTAGACATCCTCATTATTACAGCTGTTTGACTTGATATTTAGTAGACATCTCATTATTACAGATGTTTGACTTGATATTTAGTAGACATCTCATTATTACAGATGTTTGACTTGATATTTAGTAGACATCTCATTATTACAGCTGTTTGACTTGATATTTAGTAGACATCTCATTATTACAGCTGTTTGACTTGATATTTAGTAGACATCTCATTATTACAGCTGTTTGACTTGATATTTAGTAGACATCTCATTATTACAGATGTTTGACTTGATATTTAGTAGACATCTCATTATTACAGATGTTTGACTTGATATTTAGTAGACATCTCATTATTACAGCTGTTTGACTTGATATTTAGTAGACATCTCATTATTACAGATGTTTGACTTGATATTTAGTAGACATCTCATTATTACAGATGTTTGACTTGATATTTAGTAGACACCTCATTATTACAGATGTTTGACTTGATATTTAGTAGACACCTCATTATTACAGCTGTTTGACTTGATATTTAGTAGACACCTCATTATTACAGCCGTTTGACTTGATATTTAGTAGACATCTAAAATAGCAAAGTCTGAAGGGGTACCCTTTTCCTCTTTTACTAGGTGGAGTGTCGCCAAACTTTCATAGCACACACTGAGAAAAATACGTGCTGGCTCTGAATAGATGTTTGTTATAGAATTACAATCTTTGTCTCCATACTCTTTCATAGATCTTGAATGTTTCAGTATTGTACGTTTCTTGAAGGCTAATGATTGGAAGTACAAAGATGCAGAAAAAGCTCTGCTGTCCACTGTTGAATACCGCCGCCAGACACGCCCACTGACAGTTGACTGTCAGTACTGTCACACACGCCCTGGTTTTCATTCCATGGTTCGTTGAGTTTGAAATACATTCATACATTGgatttattttgtgtttattgtCATGTACTTTGAGATAACTTTTCTTGTAGGGGTACATGAACTAAGATTGCTGTTGTAACAATTAAACGTAACCCTCCTCTTGTAGCGCTTGAGATTAAGGGTGTGGGCTAAGGGTTCAACAGGAAGgtaaataaaagtttatgtAACAGGAAACACGAtaaaatctgatatttttctcttttctgttgTAGTTTGcatcaaatctttttttcacACTTTAAGAGTTAAGAGACAGGTTGACATAAACACAAAACCCTAAGTGTAAACCATCCCAGGCAAGAAGTGGAAATAGTTTTGTGTAAAAGACAAATAGATTACATTACATAAACAAAATTGAGAAAAATGTCACCAATGATTGAGTGTTTCCCAGTTTAAGTCCTAGTGAAAAGGGGCTTTATTTCTTAATGTTCTTAGAACTTTAAAGCAAAACTTACAGCAGTTCTGTATTACATTCATatgaacaacttttttttttctttacgtaTTTTAATTTGGACATTTTCTGTATGACTGTACAGTTGGATGTAACACTGTGTGACTATAAGAATGAGtgagtaaaataaaaagatatttagaTCTTTCATCTAGTACAACATCAATCTACCAATGTGTACACTCCCTTATTTTCTAGCGTCAAGTTGGCTTCGATGAGTCAGGTCGTCCTGTCATGTACTCCAGTTTCGCCCAGGCTTCCGTCCACAAGAACACAGTGGAGGATTTGGTCACTCACGTCACCTACCTGATTGAGAACGCCAAGGTCACCATGAACTCAGGAGTCACCACCTGGGTGTTCGTCATTGACTGTACATGCAAGTGTATCCATTGTTTCCCTTGGTcactaaaacaataacaaacatgCACATGCTAAAACCACACATGTAGATGAGTTGCTCATATTGGGACAATAAACCAATTCTTTTTGTAGCACTCCTTTTATCAGCGTGGAGGAATTCGAGTTCAATCAAGAAGTACATGGTGCATTGAAACAGTCCATGTATAGTAGACATGTAGCCTCATATCATGAAAATTATAAAGTATTTACGGgttctttttaaaaaggttatatcatctcactccatctctctatctgggacacattttgtatttctcctacttcccattttcggatcaagttgaaactttgcacaattattcattgtgcttaacaaaacatgaatgaatgTTTAGTATAGAAAAGGGATAATAAATCTCAGAGTATTGaaatatatggctgtaaatgtgcagctctttatcttatataaactttttaaaatagtatttttatagtttgtttgtttagattgaacatttttgttttgtttgttcacTGACCAGGGATGACAATGGGAGCGTGCAATCCAAAGCTGGGTTACAACGTGACCAGTATACTGTCCAGTCACTATCCAGAGAGGCTAGGAATGGTCATCTGTGTCAACATCAGTCCAGTTTTCCATGGAGTTTGGAAAGCGATTAAGAAACTGTTATCCCCTGGAACTGTTTCAAAAGTAAGTTTTAGTCGAACAAATTGATTTGACTAGTACTTTTTGTCTCCTACAATTGAATATTTATACCATTGAGAGTCGTTTAGACTAACAACAAACACGTAATGTTTAAATGTTGTGTTCATTTCTAGGGTTAAGAGTGAGGCAGCTACCAATCTATCTGGCGCAGAATGATGGTATACTTTAGGCCACTTTAGGCAAACCTTTTCACTACTTTTCAGAACGCTCAAAGAAATATGCTAAGTACTACCCGGAGGTACCTAAAGATAATTTCAGAATCAACTTACCATTGCCTGCATAGAAAACAATTGAAAGCATTTGGCTTTAGAGGGGAACCAAAATACATTGCATAGCAATCGAAAGAAAAGaccattgggaaaaaaaaaggcgcaGAAAAGAGAAAGTAGCCAAATAGATCCAAAACAGACAGAGGCTTCGTCTGCGTCACAATTTGGAGAAATGAGTCTCTGGAACCTCCTGAAGTCTATGTCTAAGAATTAAagcaatttatataaataacagTTAGTTTCGTTTTGaagaataaatataaaattatatatttgataaaaagtgtattgttttttataagaaatgttagaataaaaaaacaaaagaccttATACTTTTAGAACACTTCATTAACTACAGCTAGATACAAATATGGATATGCGCGAGATTGAACAAATGTATTCTACAACAGTAGTACAAGTCTATATATAAGTGAAGAGATGTCATGtaccttaagaaaaaaaaattattactaacTACTAAGACGACACTGTTTTGTTTTACAGGTTCGCTTGGTGCGCTCAGAATCAAAGATCCGTCAAGTTTTTGGAACTTTTTTCTCAGATGAACTTTCAGCGTGGTTACTGGAAGAGATAGCACTAAACAAGTGTAAACCTCTTTCACGAGGGCAGCTCGAGTTCTGGAACCCACCCTCGGGTGAAAGTCGGCATGATCCTCGCGGTACGTTATCTTACGTCCACGGCTACATCAACCAGTTCAAACGGGAGGACGCTCACGTGTTCCCCGGGCACCCGAAGAAGCACTTACCGCATCCTAATATCATCGACGCGCTTAGCGCTGAGGTCGCCGCTGTCTCGCTCACTCCGTCGGAGGAAGCCGAGCGAGAAGAGGCCCTCGGAGCCAGCGGGCGCGATGACTCCAACTTGATCGGCGTCCAGGACGACGTCTCTGACGACGATGACGAAGACAGTGATTCTGATGCAGAAGACGGCGATGACCGCCTCCAGGAAGCTTCAAAGTTAAAGCCTGAAGGATCTAATGCAAAACCGAAATCGGAAATGGTTTCAGCTTCTCATGGGGGCTCTTCGGGAAAACCTATGAGtaaattgaaaaaatggattacCCGATGAACCTGAAAAAACCTACCAGCAAAGAGTTAATACGTGTCGcattcaataaaaacaacaaaacattgtaaatatAATGAGCCTCTAATGTTTTCTTTGTTCAATATTTATAATTACCAAATGACTAGTTTCTTGTTGTAGAAACAttcagcaaaaataaaaattattgagTTATATCCAATACGAATTTATTGAATTATTCGTTTCATTTTCATGAGACTACTTTTGTAACCAATTAAACCAATAGAGTTGATAATAGTAGAGGTTTCATCTCTGCGCCACATCACATACTGAAGAGACAAAGCTGATACATGTtattaaaacagacaaaaaaggtagggaaaaaaaactagGGGCCTaagatatagagtctagatttaaaaatacaacttattttttttttatatatttatccaCGATCGGATTTGGCTTGATATGGTCCCAAGGCAATAGAGGTATGGAGCCTTAATAAGTTATCTAGACTTGATATGGCCCCAAGCTAATAGAGGAATGGAGCCTTAATAAGTTATCTAGACTTGATATGGCCCCAAGCTAATAGAGGAATGGAGCCTTAATAAGTTATCTAGACTTACAATTTTTCATCAAAATGATTGAAATACTACTGGAATCATTTTAGGCCCCACCCTTTGTATGTGATGTAAATCATCACTGTACAATGGCACCTCCCATCCCCGTTTTGAAATGCCCGTTGCCCTCtgaatgtt contains the following coding sequences:
- the LOC106078394 gene encoding uncharacterized protein LOC106078394; this encodes MEKGDAIVALKQRMTRVTPLQDEPNFATSDETIVRFLKANDWKYKDAEKALLSTVEYRRQTRPLTVDCQYCHTRPGFHSMRQVGFDESGRPVMYSSFAQASVHKNTVEDLVTHVTYLIENAKVTMNSGVTTWVFVIDCTWMTMGACNPKLGYNVTSILSSHYPERLGMVICVNISPVFHGVWKAIKKLLSPGTVSKVRLVRSESKIRQVFGTFFSDELSAWLLEEIALNKCKPLSRGQLEFWNPPSGESRHDPRGTLSYVHGYINQFKREDAHVFPGHPKKHLPHPNIIDALSAEVAAVSLTPSEEAEREEALGASGRDDSNLIGVQDDVSDDDDEDSDSDAEDGDDRLQEASKLKPEGSNAKPKSEMVSASHGGSSGKPMSKLKKWITR